TCTTTTATGGTCGTCATTTGGGAAATCCTTCCTTGGTGTTCTTATATGCAGCTGCTCTTTTTTCCACTTTCAAAGTAAACCGGTAAAATGCCGAAAATGACAGAAATGCACCCAGCGAACAGGTAAACAATGGCAGCAAAAAAAGCAGCTGTGTCAAGCTTATCCATACAAGCAGCCCGTTGCTGAGCAACATGAAGAGACTCAACAGCGGGCTGCCGGCTGCAATAAGAAATGCGTTCTTCAGCCGTTCCTTTCCGCTCATGCGGTAATGGACACTGACCGACATAAAACTGATTGTATAGGCAAACAATGCCAGTCCTATTATCAATAACATCAAGGTGACAATAGTTTTTTCAGCTGGGATGGACAAAAGACTATAATACCAGACGAGCCAAAGAGCGGCAAAAAAAATTCCCGCCTTCATACTGTCCAGGTAAGCTGACTTCAAGTGACTTAGGTATGTCCGGACAACAGAAGTGTAATCCATTTCGGTCACCCAGTCCCGAACTGTTGCAAATACGGCAACGGTCGCCGGGAAGAACAGGAGAGGCATCAACAGCAATACTGTCAGTCCAAATAATACCAAGCCCCCGAGACTGCTGATGTCCACTGTCAGAAACACAATAAACAGCGGCAGGCTCAGTATGAACCATATTAAATTGACAGCCGACAATCGCATGACCCATTCACTTGCTGCATAAAGAACACCCGTGATGCCTTTGAGCTCTTGCATGCTATTACCTCCCTGCAGAAAGGAACGTTATTTAACGGCCCCTTCCCCGACTCCTTTGATGATGTATTTCTGTGCAATCATATAGAAAATAACAACCGGAATAATTGTCAGTGTCAGACCTGCCATTGCCAAATTCCATTCAATTGTAAATTCACCGAAGAAATAAAAGACAGACAGCGGAATTGTCCGCAGATCTTTATCAACCAATGTCAGAGACGGCAGAAGGAAGTCATTCCAAATTAATATAACGTTCAGGATCATAACAGTCGCCG
Above is a genomic segment from Planococcus lenghuensis containing:
- a CDS encoding YesL family protein yields the protein MQELKGITGVLYAASEWVMRLSAVNLIWFILSLPLFIVFLTVDISSLGGLVLFGLTVLLLMPLLFFPATVAVFATVRDWVTEMDYTSVVRTYLSHLKSAYLDSMKAGIFFAALWLVWYYSLLSIPAEKTIVTLMLLIIGLALFAYTISFMSVSVHYRMSGKERLKNAFLIAAGSPLLSLFMLLSNGLLVWISLTQLLFLLPLFTCSLGAFLSFSAFYRFTLKVEKRAAAYKNTKEGFPK